In Astatotilapia calliptera chromosome 23, fAstCal1.2, whole genome shotgun sequence, a genomic segment contains:
- the LOC113016924 gene encoding histone H1-like — MMRSTCQRCGGKGSIINTPCTEVQAKKKKTMTSKPKKVSLSVGELIVKAVAASKERNGLSVAALKKALAAGGYDVDKNKARVKTAIKSLVAKGTLVQTKGTGASGSFKMNKATETKAKTPAAAKAKKPAAAAKKSPKKAAAALQTLAQNQPQQRRDRTKLKEKLPAIGLLKWERTTE, encoded by the coding sequence ATGATGCGTTCAACGTGCCAGCGCTGTGGTGGGAAAGGCTCCATCATAAACACGCCCTGCACCGAGGTTcaggccaagaagaagaagacgatgacTTCCAAGCCCAAGAAGGTCAGCCTCAGCGTGGGCGAGCTGATTGTGAAAGCCGTGGCCGCTTCCAAGGAGCGCAACGGCCTGTCCGTGGCCGCCCTCAAGAAGGCTCTGGCTGCCGGAGGCTACGATGTGGACAAGAACAAGGCCCGTGTCAAGACCGCCATCAAGAGTCTGGTGGCGAAGGGCACTCTGGTGCAGACCAAGGGCACCGGGGCCTCCGGATCCTTCAAGATGAACAAGGCTACTGAGACCAAAGCTAAGACGCCCGCCGCGGCCAAAGCCAAGAAACCGGCAGCAGCTGCTAAGAAGTCGCCCAAGAAGGCAGCGGCAGCACTTCAGACACTAGCACAAAATCAACCGCAACAGAGGAGggacaggacaaagctgaaggagaaacTGCCTGCTATTGGACTGttgaagtgggagaggacaacagagtga